The following coding sequences lie in one Tachysurus fulvidraco isolate hzauxx_2018 chromosome 19, HZAU_PFXX_2.0, whole genome shotgun sequence genomic window:
- the lrp6 gene encoding low-density lipoprotein receptor-related protein 6: MYWTDWGEIPKIERATLDGTERVVMVNTSLGWPNGLALDYAERKIYWGDAKTDKIEMMNMDGTGRRILVEDKLPHIFGFTLLGDYVYWTDWQRRSIERVHKRTAEREVIIDQLPDLMGLKATYVHQAFGTNPCAENNGGCSHLCLYRPQGVSCACPIGLELMSDMSTCIVPEAFLLFSRHTDIRRISLETNNNNVAIPLTGVKEASALDFDVTDNRIYWTDITLKTISRAFMNGSALEHVVEFGLDYPEGMAVDWLGKNLYWADTGTNRIEVAKLDGQHRQVLVWKDLDSPRALALDPAEGFMYWTEWGGRPKIDRAAMDGTGRITLVPNVGRANGLTIDYAERRLYWTDLDTTLIESSNMLGLEREVIADDLPHPFGLTQYQDYIYWTDWSQRSIERANKTSGQNRTLIQGHLDYVMDILVFHSSRQGGWNACASTNGHCSHLCLAVPVSSYVCGCPAHYSLNDDNKTCSAPTSFLLFSQKSAINRMVMDEQQSPDIILPIHSLRNVRAIDYDPLDKQLYWIDSKQNVIRRAQEDGNQSMTVVSNTVGGHNLALQPFDMSIDIYSRFIYWTSEVTNVINVTRLDGSRVGVVLRGEHDKPRAIVVNPERGYMYFTNMQERSAKIERAALDGTEREVLFFSGLSKPAALAIDNELGRLFWADMDLRRIESSDLSGANRIVIEDSNILQPVGLTVFGNHLYWIDRQQQMIERIDKTTREGRTKIQARITALTDIHAVHELHMDEYNKHPCTQDNGGCSHICIVKGDGTTRCSCPVHLVLLVDELSCGEPPTCSPEQFSCTSGEVDCIPRAWRCDGYVECKDESDEHDCPVCSDDEFQCDSKQCVELSLRCNGEINCQDRSDENKCDVHCPPDQFTCNNGQCIGKHKKCDHNMDCTDNSDEIGCYPTEEPSPQPTNTIGSIVGVVMTLFVVGAVYFVCQRVLCPQMVGDGETMTNDFVVHGPSSVPLGYVPHPSSLSGSLPGMSRGKSVIGSLSIMGGSSGPPYDRAHVTGASSSSSSSTKGTYFPPILNPPPSPATVRSQYTMEFGYSSNSPSTHRSYSYRPYSYRHFAPPTTPCSTDVCDSDYTPGRRAQPVSSSVMAKGYASDANYDSEPFPPPPTPRSQYLSAEENCESCPPSPYTERSYSQHLYPPPPSPCTDSS, encoded by the exons ATGTACTGGACCGACTGGGGTGAGATCCCTAAGATTGAGCGCGCTACACTGGATGGAACTGAGCGGGTTGTGATGGTGAACACTTCCCTGGGCTGGCCCAACGGCCTAGCGCTCGATTATGCAGAGAGGAAAATCTACTGGGGAGATGCTAAGACTGACAAGATCGAG ATGATGAACATGGATGGAACCGGTCGCAGGATCTTAGTCGAGGACAAACTTCCACATATATTTGGTTTCACCCTCCTGGGCGACTACGTTTACTGGACAGACTGGCAGCGGCGGAGCATCGAGCGTGTGCACAAACGCACTGCCGAAAGGGAAGTCATCATTGACCAACTGCCCGACCTCATGGGACTGAAGGCCACCTACGTCCACCAGGCTTTTG GTACAAACCCATGTGCTGAGAACAACGGTGGGTGCAGTCACCTGTGCCTGTACAGGCCACAGGGTGTGTCCTGTGCCTGTCCCATTGGCCTGGAGCTCATGAGCGACATGAGCACGTGCATTGTACCCGAAGCCTTCCTGCTGTTCTCGCGTCACACTGACATCCGCCGTATCTCCCTCGAAACCAATAACAACAACGTAGCCATCCCGCTCACCGGGGTCAAGGAGGCGTCAGCGCTCGATTTCGATGTGACTGATAATCGCATCTACTGGACCGACATCACACTGAAG ACCATCAGTCGAGCATTCATGAATGGCAGTGCCTTGGAACATGTGGTGGAGTTTGGGCTGGATTACCCAGAGGGTATGGCGGTGGACTGGCTGGGCAAGAACCTGTACTGGGCTGACACCGGGACGAACCGCATAGAGGTGGCAAAGCTGGATGGCCAACACAGGCAGGTCCTGGTGTGGAAAGACCTGGACAGTCCACGAGCTCTAGCACTGGACCCTGCTGAAGG TTTTATGTACTGGACCGAATGGGGAGGGAGACCCAAGATTGACCGTGCGGCCATGGACGGCACCGGGCGCATCACACTGGTGCCCAACGTGGGCCGCGCAAACGGGCTCACCATCGACTACGCCGAGAGACGGCTGTACTGGACCGACCTGGACACCACGCTTATTGAATCTTCCAACATGCTTG GTCTTGAACGCGAGGTGATTGCAGATGACTTGCCCCACCCTTTTGGTCTCACGCAATACCAAGACTACATTTACTGGACGGACTGGAGCCAGCGCAGCATCGAGCGTGCTAACAAAACCAGCGGGCAGAACCGCACGCTCATCCAGGGCCATCTGGACTACGTCATGGACATCCTGGTGTTCCACTCGTCACGTCAGGGAGGCTGGAACGCCTGCGCCTCAACCAACGGCCACTGCTCGCACCTGTGCCTGGCCGTGCCAGTCAGCAGTTACGTGTGTGGCTGCCCAGCGCATTACTCACTTAATGACGACAACAAGACCTGCAGCG CACCCacctctttccttctcttcagCCAGAAGTCAGCTATTAATCGCATGGTAATGGATGAGCAGCAGAGCCCTGACATCATCCTACCCATTCACAGCCTGCGCAACGTGCGAGCCATCGACTACGACCCGCTCGACAAGCAGCTCTACTGGATCGACTCGAAGCAGAACGTCATCCGTCGTGCCCAGGAGGATGGAAaccag AGTATGACCGTGGTGTCCAACACAGTGGGGGGCCACAATCTGGCCTTACAGCCATTTGACATGAGCATCGACATCTACAGCCGCTTCATCTACTGGACCAGCGAGGTGACCAACGTGATTAACGTGACGCGTCTCGACGGCTCTCGCGTTGGCGTGGTGCTCCGTGGAGAGCACGACAAGCCACGGGCCATTGTAGTTAACCccgagagagg GTACATGTACTTCACCAACATGCAGGAGCGCTCTGCTAAGATCGAGCGAGCGGCTCTGGACGGCACTGAGCGAGAGGTGCTGTTCTTCAGCGGCCTGAGCAAACCCGCGGCCCTCGCTATCGACAACGAGCTGGGTAGACTGTTCTGGGCCGACATGGACCTGCGGCGCATCGAGAGCAGCGATCTATCTG GCGCCAATCGGATCGTTATCGAAGACTCCAACATACTGCAGCCAGTGGGTCTGACGGTGTTCGGGAATCACCTCTACTGGATCGATCGACAGCAGCAGATGATCGAGCGCATCGACAAGACGACGCGTGAGGGCCGCACCAAAATCCAAGCTCGCATTACCGCGCTTACAGACATCCACGCGGTCCACGAGCTTCACATGGATGAGTACA ATAAACACCCCTGCACCCAAGATAACGGCGGATGCTCCCACATCTGCATAGTGAAAGGAGACGGTACGACCCGCTGCTCCTGCCCGGTTCACCTGGTCCTTCTGGTAGACGAGCTTTCCTGTGGAG AGCCTCCCACGTGTTCTCCAGAGCAGTTCTCGTGCACCTCAGGAGAGGTTGACTGCATCCCTCGGGCCTGGCGCTGTGACGGATATGTGGAGTGTAAAGATGAAAGCGACGAGCACGACTGCCCCGTGTGCTCGGACGACGAGTTTCAGTGCGACAGCAAGCAGTGCGTGGAACTCTCACTGCGCTGCAACGGAGAGATCAACTGCCAGGACCGCTCAGACGAAAACAAGTGCGATG TTCATTGCCCTCCGGATCAGTTCACCTGTAATAACGGTCAGTGCATCGGCAAACACAAGAAGTGCGACCATAACatggactgcacagacaacTCTGACGAGATCGGCTGCT acCCCACAGAGGAGCCTTCCCCTCAGCCCACCAACACCATCGGCTCCATCGTCGGTGTCGTGATGACACTGTTCGTGGTGGGCgctgtgtattttgtgtgcCAGCGTGTCCTTTGCCCTCAGATGGTGGGCGATGGCGAAACCATGACCAACGATTTTGTCGTGCACGGACCCTCCTCCGTACCGTTGGGCTACGTGCCCCATCCGAGCTCCTTGTCCGGTTCTCTTCCAG GCATGTCTCGTGGGAAGTCTGTGATCGGCTCGTTGAGCATCATGGGTGGAAGCAGTGGACCGCCGTACGATCGTGCTCACGTGACGGGCGCTTCCTCCAGCAGTTCGTCCAGCACTAAGGGCACTTACTTTCCTCCT ATCCTGAACCCTCCTCCTTCTCCGGCTACAGTGCGCTCTCAGTACACAATGGAGTTCGGCTACTCATCCAACAGTCCCTCAACACACCGCTCATACAG CTACAGACCATACAGCTACCGGCACTTTGCTCCTCCCACCACGCCGTGCAGCACAGACGTGTGCGACAGTGACTACACACCAGGCCGCAGAGCACAGCCCGTGTCCTCCAGCGTCATGGCAAAAGGCTACGCAAGCGACGCCAACTACGACTCCGAGCCGTTCCCACCTCCTCCCACGCCACGCAGCCAGTACCTGTCAGCCGAAGAGAACTGCGAAAGCTGCCCGCCGTCGCCGTACACAGAACGCAGCTACTCGCAGCACCTTTACCCTCCACCTCCCTCGCCCTGCACCGACTCGTCCTGA